In Achromobacter spanius, the following proteins share a genomic window:
- the ccmC gene encoding heme ABC transporter permease CcmC has product MHKQPGWMRYASPALFYPLAGRWIPGLALAAALFAAAGLYVGLVVAPADSQQGEVYRILFIHVAAAWMSMFLYLVMAAYAALGLIYNTRLSFMMMRALAPTGALFTFLTLWTGALWGKPTWGAWWVWDARLTSELILLFLYLGFIALQAATDDVRRADRSGAILLLAGVVNVPIIYFSVRWWSTLHQGASINLTTAPSMARIMLTAMLLMVAAFWLYSAAVALARVRGLIAQREPGAVRSGVRGSHDHAGQPGRQEAP; this is encoded by the coding sequence ATGCACAAGCAACCTGGCTGGATGCGCTATGCCTCGCCCGCGCTGTTCTACCCGCTGGCCGGCCGATGGATTCCCGGGCTGGCGCTGGCCGCCGCCCTTTTTGCCGCCGCCGGCTTGTACGTGGGCCTGGTCGTCGCACCCGCGGACAGCCAGCAGGGCGAGGTCTATCGCATCCTGTTCATTCATGTGGCGGCCGCGTGGATGTCGATGTTCCTTTACCTGGTGATGGCGGCCTACGCCGCGCTGGGCCTGATCTACAACACGCGCCTGTCGTTCATGATGATGCGCGCGCTGGCGCCCACCGGTGCGCTCTTCACCTTCCTGACCTTGTGGACGGGCGCGCTCTGGGGCAAGCCAACCTGGGGCGCATGGTGGGTCTGGGACGCGCGGCTGACGTCCGAGTTGATCCTGCTGTTTCTGTACCTGGGGTTCATCGCCCTGCAAGCGGCCACTGACGACGTCCGCCGGGCCGACCGCAGTGGCGCCATCCTGCTGCTGGCCGGCGTGGTCAACGTGCCCATCATCTATTTTTCGGTGCGATGGTGGAGCACGCTGCATCAGGGCGCGTCCATCAACCTGACCACCGCGCCCAGCATGGCGCGCATCATGCTGACGGCCATGCTGCTGATGGTGGCGGCGTTCTGGCTGTACAGCGCGGCGGTGGCGCTGGCGCGCGTGCGCGGATTGATCGCGCAACGCGAACCGGGCGCCGTGCGTTCGGGCGTCAGGGGTAGCCATGACCACGCGGGCCAGCCCGGCCGCCAGGAGGCGCCATGA
- a CDS encoding heme lyase CcmF/NrfE family subunit produces the protein MIPEIGLFSLILALLVALTQATLPLIGAATGWQAGLRVARPAAVGQFCLTTLAFGCLAWSFVDNDFSVLYVAGNSHADLPAAYRFAAVWGGHEGSLLLWLYLLTAWTVAVAVFSRRLPLAFTGRVLAVMGWISVGLLLFLLFLSNPFERLMPPAMAGRDLNPLLQDPGMIVHPPMLYMGYVGFSVAFAFAIAALLSGELDALWARWVRPWTLAAWTFLTVGILLGSAWAYYVLGWGGWWFWDPVENASFMPWLAGTALIHSLIVTERRGAFRSWTVLLAICTFSLSILGTFLVRSGVLTSVHAFAVDPGRGLYILAFMTVIVGGSLVLYAWRAPSVGLGGGFSLLSRESLLLSNNVVLTVAAGSVLLGTLYPVVLDVLDWGKISIGPPYFEAVFVPLMTPAIFLMGVGPVARWKQAEVPDLACKLRAAFVVSVLTAVLLPLAMPGPARLGSPLVMLGLWLAAWSVAAAGAHAWQRLTDGADGQWLRRLGRQPRSWYGMLLAHAGIGVFIAGVTLANGYEVKHEVRLDLGATQEAGGYQFTFAGIAPATGPNYSAQRAEFKVTRNGKPVVTLYPEKRLYTVQDMALSQADIDSGPTRDLFVALGEPVGEPGGKVAWTVRIQVKPFMMWIWAGCVLMALGGLLAAGDKRYRRQQEAAARQAQPGLATAQRPAREGY, from the coding sequence ATGATTCCCGAGATAGGCCTGTTCAGCCTGATCCTGGCGTTGCTGGTCGCGTTGACGCAGGCCACGTTGCCGCTGATCGGCGCCGCCACCGGCTGGCAAGCGGGCCTGCGCGTGGCGCGGCCCGCCGCCGTGGGCCAGTTCTGTCTGACGACGCTGGCGTTTGGCTGCCTGGCCTGGTCGTTCGTCGACAACGACTTTTCGGTGTTGTACGTGGCGGGCAACTCGCACGCCGACCTGCCCGCCGCCTACCGCTTTGCCGCCGTGTGGGGCGGGCATGAAGGGTCGTTGTTGCTGTGGCTGTACCTGCTGACCGCCTGGACAGTGGCCGTCGCCGTCTTCAGCCGCCGCCTGCCTTTGGCTTTCACCGGGCGCGTGCTGGCGGTCATGGGCTGGATCAGCGTGGGCTTGTTGCTGTTCCTGCTGTTCCTGTCCAACCCGTTTGAACGGCTGATGCCGCCCGCCATGGCCGGCCGCGACCTGAACCCGCTGCTGCAGGACCCCGGCATGATCGTGCACCCGCCGATGCTGTACATGGGCTACGTGGGTTTTTCCGTGGCCTTCGCCTTTGCGATCGCGGCGCTGCTGTCGGGCGAGCTGGACGCGCTGTGGGCGCGCTGGGTGCGTCCGTGGACCTTGGCCGCGTGGACATTCCTGACCGTGGGCATCTTGCTGGGCAGCGCATGGGCCTATTACGTATTGGGCTGGGGCGGCTGGTGGTTCTGGGACCCGGTGGAGAACGCCTCGTTCATGCCCTGGCTGGCGGGCACCGCGCTGATCCATTCGCTGATCGTCACCGAGCGCCGGGGCGCGTTCCGCAGTTGGACGGTGCTGCTGGCCATCTGCACGTTTTCGCTCAGCATCCTGGGCACCTTCCTGGTCCGCTCCGGCGTGTTGACCTCGGTGCACGCCTTTGCGGTGGACCCCGGCCGGGGCCTGTACATCCTGGCGTTCATGACCGTGATCGTCGGCGGCTCATTGGTGCTGTACGCCTGGCGCGCGCCCTCGGTGGGCCTGGGCGGCGGCTTCTCGCTGCTGTCGCGCGAATCTCTGTTGCTGTCCAACAATGTCGTGCTAACGGTGGCGGCGGGCTCAGTGCTGTTGGGCACCCTGTACCCCGTGGTGCTCGACGTGTTGGACTGGGGCAAGATCTCCATCGGCCCGCCCTACTTTGAAGCGGTATTCGTACCGCTGATGACGCCCGCGATCTTCCTGATGGGCGTGGGGCCGGTTGCGCGCTGGAAGCAAGCCGAAGTACCCGACCTGGCGTGCAAGCTGCGCGCTGCGTTCGTCGTCAGTGTGTTGACCGCCGTGTTGCTGCCGCTGGCCATGCCGGGGCCGGCGCGCCTGGGCTCGCCGTTGGTCATGCTGGGGTTGTGGCTGGCCGCCTGGTCGGTGGCCGCCGCCGGCGCGCATGCGTGGCAACGACTGACCGACGGCGCCGACGGCCAATGGCTGCGCCGCCTTGGGCGGCAGCCACGCTCCTGGTACGGCATGCTGCTGGCGCACGCCGGCATCGGCGTCTTCATCGCGGGCGTCACCTTGGCCAACGGCTATGAAGTCAAACACGAAGTCCGCCTCGACCTGGGCGCCACCCAGGAAGCGGGCGGCTACCAGTTCACGTTTGCCGGCATCGCGCCCGCCACCGGCCCCAACTACAGCGCCCAGCGCGCCGAGTTCAAGGTCACGCGCAACGGCAAGCCGGTGGTGACGCTGTATCCCGAAAAGCGCCTGTACACCGTGCAGGACATGGCCTTGAGCCAGGCCGACATCGACAGCGGCCCCACGCGCGACCTCTTCGTGGCGCTGGGCGAACCGGTGGGCGAACCCGGGGGCAAGGTCGCCTGGACCGTGCGCATCCAGGTCAAGCCTTTCATGATGTGGATCTGGGCGGGTTGCGTGCTGATGGCGTTGGGCGGCTTGCTGGCTGCTGGCGACAAGCGCTATCGCCGCCAGCAGGAAGCCGCTGCGCGTCAGGCCCAGCCAGGCCTGGCCACGGCGCAGCGCCCGGCGCGGGAGGGCTACTGA
- a CDS encoding tetrathionate reductase subunit A, with protein MVRGGMVAGGMAAFAAGYGETVTRAVKGLAHGTAGVPTAHAVRGNSLTPEFRIDPLTGVLSPQPGQTVSPSSCLGCWTQCGVRLRVDTAENRILRVAGNPYHPLATTRPAAMETPVREVYAQLGGDNGLEGRATSCARGSAMLEQLQSPYRVLQPLKRVGARGAGQWQSISFEQLVQEVCEGGDLFGEGHVDGLRAIFDRDTLLDPANPEYGARVNQFLFTDASNEGRTPLIQRFAAQSFGTVNFSNHGSYCGQSFRVGAGAALGDLKGMPHGKPDWDNARFGLFIGAAPAQAGNPFQRQARQLAEARVRPEENSFTYVVVSPVLPASSSLSAGSGNEWLPVNPASDLALVMGLIRWILDHERFDAKALAQPGPQAMQAAGEAAWTNATHLVVAESGHPRLGSFLRGADLGWPRPSDADDKWQDVYVVRLDDGTLAPHTGATPATLFVDERIAAPGMAGAPQALRVCSSLALLREESHRKTLDEYADLCGVPADKIAQLAQRFTSHGKRAVADAHGGTMSGAGFYTAYAIAMLNTLVGNLNVDGGLVLDAGPFPPYGPGPRYNIAGFANRATPKGVALSRNRYPYEKSSEFKRKQAAGQPAYPAAAPWYPATGGLSSEMLASALAGYPYRAKVWFNHMSNPVYGIAGFKSVLADKMKDPRILPLSVSINPFINETNALADYIVPDTVTYESWGVSAPWADVVAKASTVRWPAVRPRVARTATDEPVCLETFLIACAKRLGMPGFGANAITDKDGGKHALDTPEDFFLRGMANIAFSAGRPVPEASDEDMALTGVDRYRALLEHKLKPGEWRQVAMLMSRGGRFDKMDDAWVQNETRQTRQTRAAYAKPLHIWSEDLAAFRHAMTGERYSGCPTWYPPRLADGRDVRAEYPAADWPFLLSSFKSNLMSSMSIGVSRLRQVHPHNPVSINRQDGERLGIRNGDAVRIVTPGGAVTGLALLRDGIQPGAVGIEHGYGHTELGARAHVVDGKPMPHDATLAAGVNLNDLGFGDATRGEHANVWIDWVSGAAVRQGLPARIERV; from the coding sequence ATGGTGCGGGGCGGCATGGTCGCCGGTGGCATGGCCGCCTTTGCGGCCGGCTACGGTGAAACCGTCACACGCGCCGTGAAGGGTCTGGCCCACGGCACGGCCGGCGTGCCCACGGCGCATGCCGTGCGCGGCAATTCGTTGACCCCGGAATTCCGTATCGACCCGCTGACCGGCGTCCTGAGCCCGCAGCCTGGCCAGACGGTCAGCCCGTCCAGTTGCCTGGGCTGTTGGACCCAATGCGGCGTGCGGCTGCGCGTGGACACGGCGGAAAACCGCATCCTGCGCGTGGCGGGCAACCCCTATCATCCGCTGGCCACCACGCGCCCGGCCGCCATGGAAACCCCCGTGCGCGAGGTCTACGCGCAACTGGGCGGCGACAACGGCCTGGAAGGGCGCGCCACGTCGTGTGCGCGCGGCTCGGCCATGCTGGAACAACTGCAAAGCCCGTACCGGGTGCTGCAACCGCTCAAGCGCGTAGGCGCGCGCGGGGCAGGCCAGTGGCAGAGCATCTCGTTTGAACAACTGGTGCAGGAAGTGTGCGAAGGCGGCGACCTGTTCGGCGAAGGCCACGTCGATGGCCTGCGCGCCATCTTCGACCGCGACACGCTGCTGGACCCCGCCAACCCCGAGTACGGTGCGCGCGTGAACCAGTTCCTGTTCACCGATGCCTCCAACGAAGGCCGCACGCCGCTGATCCAGCGCTTTGCCGCGCAGTCCTTCGGCACGGTCAACTTCAGCAACCACGGCTCGTATTGCGGCCAGAGCTTCCGGGTGGGGGCGGGCGCCGCACTGGGCGATTTGAAGGGTATGCCGCATGGCAAGCCTGATTGGGACAACGCCCGCTTTGGCCTCTTCATCGGCGCCGCGCCCGCGCAGGCCGGCAACCCGTTCCAGCGCCAGGCCCGGCAGTTGGCTGAAGCGCGCGTGCGTCCGGAAGAAAACAGCTTCACCTACGTGGTCGTGTCGCCCGTGCTGCCCGCGTCCTCCAGCCTGTCGGCCGGGTCGGGCAACGAATGGCTGCCGGTGAACCCGGCGAGCGACCTGGCCTTGGTCATGGGCCTGATCCGCTGGATTCTCGACCACGAGCGCTTCGACGCCAAAGCCTTGGCGCAGCCCGGCCCGCAGGCCATGCAGGCGGCGGGCGAAGCCGCCTGGACCAACGCCACGCACCTGGTCGTGGCCGAATCCGGCCACCCGCGCCTGGGCAGCTTCCTGCGCGGCGCGGACCTGGGCTGGCCGCGCCCGTCGGACGCCGATGACAAATGGCAAGACGTGTATGTCGTTCGCCTGGATGACGGCACGCTGGCGCCGCACACCGGCGCGACGCCCGCGACCTTGTTCGTGGACGAACGCATCGCGGCGCCCGGCATGGCAGGTGCGCCGCAAGCCTTGCGCGTGTGTTCTTCGCTTGCGCTGCTGCGCGAGGAATCGCATCGTAAAACCCTGGACGAATATGCCGACCTGTGCGGCGTGCCGGCCGACAAGATCGCCCAGTTGGCCCAACGCTTCACCAGCCACGGCAAGCGCGCCGTGGCCGACGCCCACGGCGGCACGATGAGCGGCGCGGGCTTCTACACCGCTTATGCCATCGCCATGTTGAACACCCTGGTGGGCAATCTGAACGTGGACGGCGGCCTGGTGCTGGACGCCGGCCCGTTCCCGCCCTACGGCCCCGGCCCGCGCTACAACATTGCCGGCTTTGCCAACCGCGCCACACCCAAGGGCGTCGCGCTGTCGCGCAACCGTTACCCCTACGAGAAGTCCAGCGAATTCAAGCGCAAGCAGGCGGCTGGGCAGCCCGCCTATCCGGCTGCCGCGCCCTGGTATCCGGCCACCGGCGGGCTCAGTTCGGAAATGCTGGCGTCCGCGCTGGCGGGCTATCCCTATCGCGCCAAGGTGTGGTTCAACCACATGAGCAACCCGGTCTACGGCATTGCGGGCTTCAAGTCCGTGCTGGCCGACAAGATGAAGGACCCGCGCATCCTGCCGCTATCGGTGTCGATCAACCCCTTCATCAACGAGACCAACGCGCTTGCCGACTACATCGTGCCGGACACCGTCACCTACGAAAGCTGGGGCGTGTCGGCGCCGTGGGCCGACGTGGTCGCCAAGGCGTCCACGGTGCGCTGGCCCGCCGTCCGCCCGCGCGTGGCGCGCACGGCCACGGATGAACCGGTGTGCCTGGAAACGTTCTTGATCGCCTGCGCCAAGCGCCTGGGCATGCCGGGTTTCGGCGCCAACGCCATCACCGACAAGGACGGCGGCAAGCACGCGCTGGACACGCCCGAAGACTTCTTCCTGCGCGGCATGGCCAACATCGCCTTCTCGGCCGGCCGCCCCGTGCCCGAAGCCAGCGACGAAGACATGGCGCTGACCGGCGTGGACCGCTATCGCGCCCTGCTCGAACACAAGCTGAAGCCGGGCGAGTGGCGGCAAGTGGCCATGCTGATGAGCCGTGGCGGGCGCTTCGACAAGATGGACGACGCCTGGGTGCAAAACGAGACCCGTCAAACCCGCCAGACACGCGCCGCCTACGCCAAGCCCTTGCACATATGGAGCGAAGATCTGGCGGCGTTCCGGCATGCCATGACGGGCGAACGCTACAGCGGCTGTCCGACCTGGTATCCGCCACGCCTGGCGGATGGTCGCGATGTGCGCGCCGAGTATCCCGCTGCGGACTGGCCCTTCCTGCTGAGTTCGTTCAAGTCGAACCTGATGAGCTCGATGTCCATCGGCGTGAGCCGGCTGCGCCAGGTCCATCCGCACAACCCGGTATCGATCAACCGGCAGGACGGCGAACGGCTGGGCATCCGCAACGGCGATGCCGTGCGCATCGTGACGCCGGGCGGCGCGGTGACGGGGCTGGCCTTGCTGCGCGATGGCATCCAGCCGGGCGCGGTCGGCATTGAACATGGCTACGGCCATACCGAGCTGGGGGCGCGCGCGCACGTGGTGGACGGCAAGCCCATGCCGCACGACGCCACGCTGGCGGCGGGCGTCAACCTGAACGACCTGGGCTTTGGCGACGCCACGCGCGGCGAACACGCCAACGTCTGGATCGACTGGGTGTCCGGCGCGGCGGTGCGTCAGGGCTTGCCGGCGCGGATCGAGCGGGTGTAG
- the ccmI gene encoding c-type cytochrome biogenesis protein CcmI: MTSLWIVVVLLLLATLLCLIPPLLRRASSPAPAADENLRAFYRAQREQLQRDLRAGSLTREAALRAEEELQRELLQDLAARQPRVGLVGGQRAGLAAACLLSVLIPVAAVLLYGKVGNPRAVADMTHMRTAPAHASNAGNGVGNTAGNGANNGAAGSAAGPASDGADMAVAINALAQRLRASPDDADGWYTLARSYETLGRYPDAVAAYRQVLRLAPGQPAVLADLADALLSANQGKPDTDAIAAVAQALVADPDQPKALALAGMMALRRGDAAEALVHWERLQALLPADSEAARQIQSNIAQARAMSAGAPAARSGSGMGASISNTDDAATDANDATANTVSPVADPSPARISGTASIADPLRDQVQPGDTVFILARPVAGSRMPLAITQWRVSDLPRAFVLDDSSAMSPQAKLSGASRVQVEIRISRSGKAAAQPGDLSGVLPDVNIRARDLNLVADTVVR, translated from the coding sequence ATGACCTCGCTTTGGATTGTCGTTGTGCTGTTGTTGCTGGCCACCCTGCTGTGCCTGATTCCTCCGCTGCTGCGCCGCGCGTCGTCCCCCGCTCCCGCCGCCGATGAGAACCTGCGCGCCTTCTATCGGGCGCAGCGCGAGCAGTTGCAGCGCGACCTGCGCGCGGGCAGCTTGACCCGCGAGGCCGCCCTGCGCGCGGAAGAAGAATTGCAGCGTGAACTGCTGCAAGACCTGGCGGCGCGTCAACCCCGCGTGGGACTGGTCGGCGGCCAGCGCGCCGGCCTGGCCGCCGCCTGCCTCTTGAGCGTGCTGATCCCCGTGGCTGCCGTGCTGCTGTACGGCAAGGTGGGCAACCCGCGCGCCGTGGCCGACATGACGCACATGCGCACGGCGCCCGCCCATGCCAGCAACGCGGGGAATGGCGTGGGTAACACCGCAGGCAATGGCGCGAATAATGGCGCGGCAGGCAGTGCGGCAGGCCCGGCAAGCGACGGCGCCGACATGGCCGTGGCCATCAATGCCCTGGCGCAACGGCTGCGCGCCAGCCCTGACGATGCTGACGGCTGGTATACGCTGGCGCGTTCCTACGAAACATTGGGGCGCTATCCGGATGCGGTAGCGGCGTATCGGCAAGTGCTGCGGCTGGCGCCGGGGCAGCCCGCCGTGTTGGCGGACCTGGCCGATGCCCTGCTCTCGGCCAATCAGGGCAAGCCGGACACCGACGCCATCGCGGCGGTGGCGCAGGCGCTGGTGGCCGACCCGGACCAGCCCAAGGCCCTGGCGCTGGCCGGCATGATGGCGCTGCGCCGTGGCGACGCAGCCGAAGCGCTGGTGCATTGGGAACGCCTGCAAGCGCTGCTGCCGGCGGACTCCGAGGCCGCGCGTCAGATTCAGTCGAACATCGCCCAGGCGCGTGCCATGTCGGCTGGTGCGCCGGCCGCGCGGTCGGGTAGTGGCATGGGCGCTTCGATCAGCAACACGGACGATGCCGCCACCGATGCCAACGACGCCACAGCAAACACCGTCTCGCCCGTCGCCGACCCGTCTCCCGCCCGCATTTCGGGCACCGCGAGCATCGCTGACCCGCTGCGCGATCAGGTTCAGCCCGGCGATACCGTCTTCATCCTGGCGCGCCCCGTCGCCGGCTCGCGCATGCCGCTGGCCATCACGCAATGGCGCGTGTCGGACCTGCCGCGCGCCTTCGTGCTGGATGACAGCAGCGCCATGTCGCCACAGGCCAAGCTGTCTGGGGCCAGCCGCGTGCAGGTCGAAATCCGCATCAGCCGTTCAGGCAAGGCCGCCGCCCAGCCGGGCGACTTGTCGGGCGTGCTGCCCGATGTAAACATCCGGGCGCGCGACCTGAATCTGGTGGCCGACACCGTGGTGCGCTGA
- a CDS encoding DsbE family thiol:disulfide interchange protein, which produces MMRYVLPLAVFMAMAVFLAMGLSRDPRAVPSAMIDKPAPPINLPVLQSPGEQLDVQALRGQVWLLNVWASWCAPCREELPVLRDAAQRHAIPLYGLNYKDKPEDAVAWLARNGNPYVASASDTDGRVGIEYGVYGVPETFVIDGAGRIRHKHLGLITPEIFRTRILPIIEALK; this is translated from the coding sequence CTGATGCGCTACGTGCTGCCGCTGGCCGTCTTCATGGCAATGGCCGTGTTCCTGGCGATGGGCCTGTCACGTGACCCGCGCGCCGTACCGTCCGCCATGATCGACAAGCCGGCCCCGCCCATCAACCTGCCGGTGCTGCAATCGCCGGGCGAACAACTGGACGTGCAAGCGCTGCGTGGGCAAGTGTGGTTGCTGAACGTATGGGCATCGTGGTGCGCGCCATGCCGGGAAGAATTACCGGTGCTGCGCGACGCTGCCCAGCGTCACGCCATCCCGCTGTACGGTTTGAACTACAAGGACAAGCCCGAAGACGCCGTCGCGTGGCTGGCGCGCAATGGCAACCCGTACGTGGCCTCGGCCAGCGACACGGACGGCCGCGTCGGCATCGAATATGGCGTCTACGGCGTGCCGGAAACCTTCGTCATCGACGGCGCCGGCCGCATCCGCCACAAGCATCTGGGCCTGATCACACCCGAGATTTTCCGCACGCGGATCCTGCCGATCATCGAGGCGCTGAAATGA
- the ccmB gene encoding heme exporter protein CcmB produces MLATLSQLVLRDIRLAWRRPADTLGATLFFVVAGSLFPLAVGPDPALLRAIGPGVLWVCALLGILLSLHRPFTQDHDNGALEQLLVSPHPLPLLVGVKLAAHWFSGCVPLILASPILALQFDLPPHAIGVLVLSLLLGTPTLALVGGLGAALTLGLRGAALLPLLVLPLYVPVLIFGAGAVSATHAGLGAGPQLSLLGACLCLAILLCPWSASAALRVALE; encoded by the coding sequence ATGCTGGCTACGCTGTCTCAGTTGGTGTTGCGTGACATCCGGCTGGCCTGGCGGCGGCCCGCCGACACGCTGGGCGCCACCCTGTTCTTCGTGGTGGCCGGATCGCTGTTTCCGCTGGCGGTCGGCCCCGACCCGGCGCTGCTGCGCGCCATCGGGCCGGGGGTGCTGTGGGTGTGCGCGCTGCTGGGCATCTTGCTGAGCCTGCACCGCCCGTTTACCCAAGACCACGATAACGGCGCGCTGGAGCAACTGCTGGTGTCGCCCCACCCACTGCCCCTGCTGGTGGGCGTGAAGCTGGCGGCGCACTGGTTCAGCGGCTGTGTGCCGCTGATTCTTGCCAGCCCCATCCTGGCATTGCAGTTTGATTTGCCGCCGCACGCCATCGGCGTCCTGGTCCTCTCCTTGCTGCTGGGTACCCCCACGCTGGCACTGGTGGGCGGCCTGGGCGCGGCGTTGACGCTGGGCCTGCGCGGCGCCGCGCTATTGCCCTTGCTGGTGTTGCCGCTGTATGTACCGGTGCTGATCTTCGGCGCGGGCGCGGTGTCGGCCACGCACGCCGGGCTGGGCGCGGGGCCACAACTGTCGCTGCTGGGCGCGTGCCTGTGCCTGGCGATTCTGCTCTGCCCCTGGAGCGCGTCCGCCGCGCTGCGCGTGGCGCTGGAATGA
- a CDS encoding cytochrome c3 family protein, producing the protein MVKLLKRYWNIIRRPSVHFSLGFLTIGGFIGGILFWGAFNTAMELTNTEKFCTGCHEMRDNVYAELKGTIHFTNRSGVRALCSDCHVPHNWTDKIARKMQASKEVWGKIFGTIDTREKFVDKRLELAQHEWARFKANDSLECRNCHNYEYMDFTRQSVRAQNMHSTYLADKSKTCIDCHKGIAHTLPHIPPGQTSDATPAAGTPKEIAKAGPANAAR; encoded by the coding sequence ATGGTCAAGCTTCTAAAGCGCTACTGGAACATCATCCGCCGCCCCAGCGTGCATTTCAGCCTGGGCTTTCTGACGATAGGCGGTTTCATCGGCGGCATCCTGTTCTGGGGCGCCTTCAACACCGCGATGGAGCTGACCAACACCGAGAAGTTCTGCACCGGCTGCCACGAGATGCGCGACAACGTCTATGCGGAACTGAAAGGCACCATCCACTTCACCAACCGCTCGGGCGTGCGCGCACTGTGTTCGGACTGCCACGTGCCGCACAACTGGACGGACAAGATCGCGCGCAAGATGCAGGCGTCCAAGGAAGTCTGGGGCAAGATCTTCGGCACCATCGACACGCGCGAAAAATTCGTCGACAAGCGGCTGGAACTGGCCCAGCACGAATGGGCGCGCTTCAAGGCAAACGATTCGCTGGAATGCCGCAACTGCCACAACTACGAATACATGGACTTCACGCGCCAGAGCGTGCGCGCGCAGAACATGCATTCGACCTATCTGGCGGACAAGTCCAAGACTTGCATCGATTGTCACAAGGGCATCGCGCACACCTTGCCGCATATTCCGCCGGGGCAGACGTCCGATGCGACGCCGGCCGCCGGCACACCCAAGGAAATCGCCAAGGCGGGGCCAGCCAATGCGGCCCGCTGA
- a CDS encoding cytochrome c-type biogenesis protein: MLALSATIAQAASPSPAAPGLPALSPTDQQRADKLAHGLRCLVCQNQTLADSNAPLAQDMRKLIHAQLAEGRSDAQIMRFFEDRYGDFVRYDPPFKPITWLLWLGPFTLLALGFWVLVRTLKRRAVARAPLTADERARATRFLDTDP; encoded by the coding sequence ATGCTGGCCTTGAGCGCGACGATCGCGCAGGCAGCCTCGCCCTCGCCCGCAGCGCCTGGCCTGCCCGCCCTGTCACCCACCGACCAGCAGCGCGCCGACAAGCTGGCGCACGGCCTGCGCTGCCTGGTCTGCCAGAACCAGACCCTGGCCGACTCCAACGCGCCGCTTGCCCAAGACATGCGCAAGCTGATCCACGCGCAATTGGCCGAGGGCCGCAGCGACGCGCAGATCATGCGTTTTTTTGAAGACCGCTACGGCGACTTCGTGCGCTATGACCCGCCCTTCAAACCGATTACCTGGCTGCTGTGGCTGGGTCCGTTCACCTTGCTGGCCTTGGGCTTCTGGGTGCTGGTACGCACGCTCAAGCGGCGCGCCGTGGCGCGCGCGCCATTGACGGCCGACGAGCGCGCCCGCGCCACCCGCTTTCTGGACACCGACCCATGA
- the ccmD gene encoding heme exporter protein CcmD encodes MSWDALFSLQGHGPYILGAYGVTVALMGLEVFLLWRRARGRSGSRASRVSSDPRAESGRP; translated from the coding sequence ATGAGTTGGGACGCACTGTTTTCGCTGCAAGGCCATGGCCCGTACATCCTGGGCGCCTATGGGGTGACGGTGGCGCTGATGGGCCTGGAAGTCTTTTTGCTGTGGCGTCGCGCGCGCGGGCGGTCCGGCTCACGCGCGTCGCGCGTATCGTCCGACCCGCGCGCGGAATCGGGGCGCCCATGA
- the ccmA gene encoding heme ABC exporter ATP-binding protein CcmA, with protein MRPADAPPPLLAAHGLCCPRGGAPGQGLGALHFDLHAGQLLHLHGANGSGKTSVLRMLAGLLRPVAGSLHALGRDVSRDPSSYFARVAYLGHANGLCADLSALENLRYSLHVAGAPQGDGAIDAGLAAWRLHACLHTPAARLSQGQARRVALAAVMLSGKPLWLLDEPDAGLDAASLEQLWAALDAHLDAGGAAVVACHRQPVTAPDRLQTLNMDDYADAGYAVSVGVA; from the coding sequence ATGCGGCCCGCTGACGCGCCGCCGCCTCTACTTGCCGCCCACGGTCTGTGCTGCCCGCGTGGTGGTGCGCCGGGGCAAGGACTGGGCGCGTTGCACTTCGACCTGCACGCCGGCCAGCTGTTGCACTTGCACGGCGCCAATGGCAGCGGCAAGACCAGCGTGCTGCGCATGTTGGCCGGCTTGCTACGGCCGGTGGCGGGCTCGCTGCATGCCTTGGGCCGCGACGTGTCGCGCGACCCGTCGTCCTACTTCGCGCGCGTGGCGTATCTGGGCCACGCCAACGGGCTGTGCGCGGACCTGAGCGCATTGGAAAACCTGCGCTACAGCCTGCATGTGGCGGGCGCGCCGCAAGGCGATGGCGCCATCGATGCCGGACTGGCTGCCTGGCGCCTGCACGCCTGCCTGCATACCCCGGCGGCCCGCCTGTCGCAAGGGCAGGCGCGTCGGGTGGCGCTGGCGGCGGTGATGCTTAGCGGCAAGCCGTTATGGCTGCTGGACGAACCCGACGCGGGGCTGGACGCGGCCAGCCTCGAACAATTGTGGGCCGCGCTGGACGCGCACCTGGACGCTGGCGGCGCGGCGGTGGTGGCCTGCCATCGGCAACCCGTCACTGCCCCCGATCGCCTGCAAACCCTGAACATGGATGACTACGCGGATGCTGGCTACGCTGTCTCAGTTGGTGTTGCGTGA